Proteins encoded in a region of the Mycolicibacterium duvalii genome:
- a CDS encoding family 1 glycosylhydrolase: MGSAQAGGRVGALAMVLGVGAAVLAGTGVAWADGDTATAATSASGSSSGTSRSRDDAPPPRTPGRSVDDPDDTAEPADGDRDGDRRDFGRRGGRTGDRPTDDVDTDPGVDTERAGRDAGTAPTERRERRALGATRDGEAVPDVDPDARSVTRVDPAGAEPAGSAQPVDAEVAEAVVASVPQRRRAAVTTTTFDEPTINPTVPSWRPWPTAYDLRSAVTYVVDLATSFVDALLSPFAAGAPRPPADPSGWALLAWLRREFFNSSPEQTQNPLPHTQSRTDDGGVRITGNLGMTDPDGDALTYTVIGRPHNGGTVSVDAGGNFVYRPMNALAAVGGTDTFTVAVSDEHDGLHVHGLLGLLTFIPVIGNLLNPGGGHGRTVTVTVDVERVDDIDLSLPEGFRWGVAHSGFQAEGGPGSPVDPRSDWYRWVHDPLNRLLGLVRGVPEDGPGAYVSYQNDAALARDELGMNTFRMSIEWSRIFPDSTASVDITDEDGVLTLADLEALDALADQDEVAHYQAVFAALRRHGLDPFVTVNHFTLPVWVHDPIVARPLIQLGLPAPAAGWLSSSTAAEFEKYAAYVAWKYGDQVDNWATLNEPFPPVLTEFLAIPWVVPNWPPGVIRPDLASTFLVNQAVGHVAAYDAIHTWDVTAAGDGPAAFVGFTHNMIPARPANPVNPLDVGAADAWNRYYNRWFPNAVVDGWVDANFDGVKTVDEVHPDMVGKVDFLGVQYYGSQPMVGFGFSPLPGFPFLRGFPIRCSPDESTCSDFNQPIDPGGFREVLEVAASYGKPLWVTENGIADDEDVKRPPYLVNHIAVVQDLVAHGADIRGYTHWSFVDNLEWSEGYGLQFGLYGSDPGTPELERIPKPASIAALRAITTANGLPVQLLQHYLPS, encoded by the coding sequence ATGGGATCTGCGCAGGCCGGGGGCCGCGTCGGGGCGCTGGCGATGGTGCTGGGAGTCGGGGCGGCGGTCCTCGCCGGAACCGGCGTCGCATGGGCGGACGGTGACACAGCCACAGCGGCGACCTCGGCGTCCGGATCCTCCTCCGGCACAAGCCGATCACGAGATGACGCGCCGCCACCCCGGACGCCGGGCAGGTCGGTCGACGACCCGGATGACACGGCCGAACCGGCCGACGGCGACCGCGACGGCGACCGTCGCGATTTCGGCCGGCGCGGCGGGCGGACCGGCGACCGGCCCACCGACGACGTCGACACCGACCCCGGCGTCGACACCGAACGTGCCGGCCGGGACGCGGGCACAGCGCCGACCGAAAGACGGGAACGGCGCGCCCTCGGCGCCACCCGGGATGGCGAGGCAGTCCCCGACGTAGACCCCGACGCGAGGTCGGTCACCCGGGTCGACCCGGCCGGAGCCGAGCCCGCCGGTTCCGCGCAGCCGGTCGACGCCGAGGTCGCCGAGGCGGTGGTCGCGAGTGTCCCGCAGCGCCGCCGCGCCGCCGTCACCACCACCACATTCGATGAGCCGACCATAAACCCCACGGTGCCGTCGTGGCGGCCCTGGCCGACCGCGTATGACCTGCGGTCGGCTGTCACCTATGTGGTCGACCTGGCCACCAGCTTCGTCGACGCGCTGCTGAGCCCGTTCGCCGCCGGCGCGCCCCGCCCGCCCGCGGATCCGTCAGGGTGGGCGCTGCTGGCCTGGCTGCGCCGGGAGTTCTTCAATTCCTCTCCCGAGCAAACCCAGAACCCCTTGCCGCACACCCAGAGTCGGACCGACGACGGAGGTGTGCGGATCACCGGCAATCTCGGGATGACCGACCCCGACGGTGACGCGTTGACCTACACGGTGATCGGGCGTCCGCACAACGGCGGCACCGTCAGCGTCGACGCCGGCGGCAACTTCGTCTACCGCCCGATGAATGCGCTGGCCGCGGTCGGCGGCACCGACACGTTCACCGTCGCCGTCAGCGACGAACACGACGGACTGCATGTCCACGGTCTGCTCGGACTGCTGACCTTCATCCCGGTCATCGGCAACCTGCTCAACCCGGGCGGCGGCCACGGCCGGACCGTCACCGTCACCGTCGATGTCGAACGGGTCGACGACATCGACCTGTCCCTGCCCGAGGGGTTCCGCTGGGGCGTGGCGCATTCGGGCTTCCAGGCCGAGGGCGGGCCGGGCTCGCCGGTGGACCCGCGTTCGGACTGGTACCGGTGGGTGCACGACCCCCTCAACCGGCTGCTCGGTCTGGTCCGGGGCGTTCCCGAGGACGGGCCGGGCGCCTACGTCTCCTATCAGAACGACGCGGCGCTCGCCCGCGACGAGCTGGGCATGAACACCTTCCGGATGAGTATCGAATGGAGCCGGATCTTCCCGGATTCCACTGCATCGGTGGACATCACCGACGAGGACGGGGTGCTGACGTTGGCGGACCTGGAAGCGCTCGACGCGCTGGCCGACCAGGACGAGGTCGCCCATTACCAGGCGGTCTTCGCAGCACTGCGCCGGCACGGACTGGACCCGTTCGTCACCGTCAACCACTTCACCCTGCCGGTGTGGGTGCACGACCCGATCGTCGCCCGGCCGCTGATCCAGCTGGGTCTGCCGGCGCCCGCGGCGGGCTGGCTGTCGTCATCCACCGCCGCGGAATTCGAGAAGTACGCCGCCTATGTGGCGTGGAAATACGGCGACCAGGTGGACAACTGGGCGACGCTGAACGAACCGTTTCCGCCCGTGCTGACCGAGTTCCTGGCGATTCCCTGGGTGGTGCCGAATTGGCCCCCGGGAGTCATCCGACCGGATCTGGCTTCCACCTTCTTGGTCAACCAGGCCGTCGGCCACGTCGCGGCCTACGACGCCATCCACACCTGGGATGTCACCGCCGCCGGCGACGGTCCTGCCGCGTTCGTCGGATTCACCCACAACATGATCCCGGCGCGACCCGCCAACCCGGTCAACCCACTGGACGTAGGGGCCGCCGACGCATGGAATCGCTACTACAACCGCTGGTTCCCCAACGCGGTCGTCGACGGCTGGGTCGACGCGAACTTCGACGGCGTCAAGACCGTCGACGAGGTTCACCCCGACATGGTCGGCAAGGTCGACTTCCTCGGCGTGCAGTACTACGGATCGCAACCGATGGTGGGCTTCGGCTTCTCGCCGCTGCCGGGTTTCCCGTTCCTGCGCGGGTTCCCGATCCGGTGCTCACCCGACGAGTCGACGTGCAGCGACTTCAACCAGCCGATCGACCCGGGCGGTTTCCGGGAGGTGCTGGAGGTTGCCGCGTCCTACGGAAAGCCGTTGTGGGTCACCGAGAACGGCATCGCCGACGACGAAGACGTCAAGCGGCCGCCCTACCTCGTCAACCACATCGCGGTCGTACAGGATCTGGTCGCCCACGGCGCCGACATCCGCGGCTACACGCACTGGTCGTTCGTGGACAATCTGGAGTGGTCGGAGGGCTACGGGCTGCAGTTCGGGCTCTACGGGTCCGATCCGGGCACCCCGGAGCTGGAACGCATTCCGAAGCCGGCGAGCATCGCGGCGCTGCGCGCCATCACCACCGCCAACGGCCTGCCCGTCCAACTGCTGCAGCACTACCTGCCGAGCTAG
- a CDS encoding citrate synthase 2, giving the protein MTAVPKDFAPGLSGVVAFETEIAEPDKDGGALRYRGVDIEDLVAHRVTFGDVWALLVDGRFGDGLPPAEPFPLPIHSGDVRVDVQAGLAMLAPIWGYRPLLDIDDTTARNQLARASVMALSYVAQSARGIYQPAVPQRTVDGCDTVTARFMTRWKGEPDPRHVEAIDAYWVSAAEHGMNASTFTARVIASTGADVAAALSGAIGAMSGPLHGGAPARVIPMIEEAERTGDARGVVKGILDRDEKLMGFGHRVYRAEDPRARVLRATAERLHAPRYEVAAALEQAALAELRERRPDRAIETNVEFWAAVILDFAEVPPSMMPAMFTCGRTAGWCAHILEQKRLGKLVRPSAVYVGPQPRSPESVDGWDLLHRP; this is encoded by the coding sequence ATGACTGCGGTGCCGAAGGATTTCGCCCCCGGACTGTCCGGGGTGGTGGCGTTCGAGACCGAGATCGCCGAGCCCGACAAGGACGGCGGTGCGCTGCGCTACCGCGGGGTCGACATCGAGGATTTGGTCGCCCACCGGGTCACCTTCGGCGACGTCTGGGCTCTGCTCGTCGACGGCCGCTTCGGCGACGGGCTGCCGCCCGCCGAACCGTTCCCGCTGCCGATCCACAGCGGCGACGTCCGCGTCGACGTGCAGGCCGGCCTGGCGATGCTCGCGCCGATCTGGGGTTACCGGCCGCTCCTCGACATCGACGACACGACTGCCCGTAACCAGCTGGCCCGGGCGTCGGTGATGGCGCTGTCCTATGTCGCGCAGTCGGCCCGGGGCATCTACCAGCCCGCGGTGCCTCAGCGCACCGTCGACGGATGCGACACCGTCACTGCGCGCTTCATGACCCGATGGAAGGGCGAGCCCGACCCCCGTCACGTCGAGGCCATCGACGCCTACTGGGTCAGCGCTGCCGAACACGGCATGAACGCCTCCACCTTCACCGCGCGGGTCATCGCGTCCACCGGCGCCGACGTGGCCGCCGCGCTGTCGGGGGCGATCGGCGCGATGAGCGGTCCGCTGCACGGCGGCGCGCCGGCCCGGGTGATCCCGATGATCGAGGAGGCCGAACGCACCGGTGACGCCCGCGGCGTGGTCAAGGGGATCCTCGACCGCGACGAGAAACTGATGGGCTTCGGACACCGGGTGTACCGCGCCGAGGACCCCCGCGCGCGGGTGCTGCGGGCGACGGCCGAGCGACTCCATGCGCCGCGCTACGAGGTGGCGGCCGCACTCGAACAGGCCGCGCTGGCCGAACTGCGCGAACGCCGCCCGGACCGGGCGATCGAGACCAATGTCGAGTTCTGGGCGGCGGTCATCCTCGACTTCGCGGAGGTGCCGCCCAGCATGATGCCGGCGATGTTCACCTGCGGACGTACCGCCGGGTGGTGCGCCCACATCCTCGAGCAGAAGCGGTTGGGCAAGCTGGTCCGGCCGTCGGCGGTCTATGTCGGCCCGCAGCCCCGCAGCCCCGAGTCGGTCGACGGCTGGGATCTGCTGCACCGGCCGTGA
- a CDS encoding VOC family protein, which produces MAIDNTPMLVPHLVVDDAAAALDFYTRAFGAEEMVRMPGPDGKLIHASMRINGAMVFLNDDFPEFNDGKASTPTALGGASVTIHLHGPDVDGRFQRALDAGATVVNALEDQFWGDRYGVVRDPFGHQWSLAETVREVDMNEVLAQMSDGG; this is translated from the coding sequence ATGGCGATCGACAACACCCCCATGCTGGTACCGCACCTCGTGGTCGACGATGCGGCAGCGGCACTGGACTTCTACACCAGAGCGTTCGGCGCCGAGGAGATGGTGCGGATGCCCGGCCCGGACGGCAAGCTGATCCACGCCAGCATGCGGATCAACGGCGCGATGGTGTTCCTCAACGACGATTTCCCCGAGTTCAACGACGGCAAGGCCAGCACCCCGACGGCGCTGGGTGGCGCGTCGGTGACCATCCACCTGCACGGGCCCGATGTCGACGGACGGTTCCAGCGGGCGCTCGATGCCGGCGCCACGGTCGTCAACGCGCTCGAGGACCAGTTCTGGGGCGATCGCTACGGCGTGGTGCGCGACCCGTTCGGCCATCAGTGGTCGCTGGCCGAGACCGTCCGCGAGGTCGACATGAACGAGGTGCTGGCCCAGATGTCGGACGGCGGCTAG
- the pdxH gene encoding pyridoxamine 5'-phosphate oxidase, translating into MRVEYGSVEKDGSTDLDSDWLADGWVALLTSWISDAHAAGLAEPNAMVLGTVDGDGRPVTRSVLCKSVDESGVSFYTNYDSDKGRQLASVPYASATFPWFGLGRQVHIRGPVTRVSVAATADYWSKRPRGSQLGAWASVQSAPISSRAALLQQLAEVTERFADVAEIPVPPHWGGYLIAPEVVEFWQGRENRVHNRIRVTGTVVERLQP; encoded by the coding sequence ATGCGGGTGGAGTACGGATCGGTGGAGAAGGACGGCAGCACCGACCTCGACTCCGATTGGCTCGCCGACGGTTGGGTGGCGCTGCTCACCAGCTGGATCAGCGACGCGCACGCCGCCGGCCTGGCCGAGCCCAACGCGATGGTCCTGGGCACCGTGGACGGCGACGGGCGCCCGGTCACGCGCAGCGTGCTGTGCAAGAGCGTCGACGAATCAGGGGTGTCGTTCTACACCAACTACGACTCCGACAAGGGCCGGCAGCTGGCGAGCGTGCCCTATGCGTCGGCGACGTTCCCGTGGTTCGGCCTGGGCCGCCAGGTACACATCCGTGGACCCGTGACCAGGGTGTCGGTCGCGGCGACGGCGGATTACTGGTCCAAGCGTCCCCGGGGTTCGCAGCTCGGAGCGTGGGCCTCGGTGCAAAGCGCGCCGATCTCGTCCCGCGCGGCGCTGCTGCAACAGTTGGCCGAGGTCACCGAGCGGTTCGCCGACGTCGCCGAGATTCCCGTCCCACCGCATTGGGGCGGCTACCTGATCGCACCCGAGGTCGTCGAGTTCTGGCAGGGTCGGGAAAATCGCGTGCACAACCGCATTCGGGTTACCGGGACGGTGGTCGAGCGGCTGCAGCCGTGA
- a CDS encoding DUF4239 domain-containing protein: MLWLLQFPPFVLGFLWVSVVVGVSVGGLVVFRRAVSHTRLENANEMSAPVFQLAGVLYAVLVAFVVVVVWEQFSDAEDASGMEAAAISDLLRDSEALPPESRVIVQRSLTDYAQDVIDDEFPRMRRGEAIEEQSTQLVAVWEAYLSVEPETRNEIAFFDHAIVRLNDLSADRKLRVSTSEAAVPGELWVLLVGGGGVVMAFTFLFGTRDVVVHALAVGLTAALLAFVLYLIFALEHPFVGALSVDPDAFVRVLQDWQR, from the coding sequence GTGCTCTGGCTACTCCAGTTTCCGCCCTTCGTCCTCGGCTTCCTGTGGGTCAGTGTCGTCGTCGGTGTCTCGGTCGGCGGGCTCGTGGTGTTCCGCAGGGCGGTGTCGCACACCCGCCTGGAGAACGCCAACGAGATGTCGGCGCCGGTGTTTCAACTCGCCGGCGTGCTCTACGCGGTGTTGGTGGCCTTCGTGGTGGTCGTGGTGTGGGAACAGTTCAGCGACGCCGAGGACGCCAGCGGTATGGAAGCGGCAGCGATCTCCGACCTGCTGCGCGACTCGGAGGCGCTGCCCCCGGAATCGCGGGTGATCGTCCAGCGCAGTCTGACCGATTACGCTCAAGACGTCATCGATGACGAGTTCCCGCGGATGCGCCGCGGCGAGGCCATCGAGGAGCAGTCCACACAGCTGGTCGCGGTGTGGGAGGCCTACCTGTCCGTCGAACCCGAGACCCGAAACGAGATCGCCTTTTTCGACCACGCGATCGTGCGCCTCAACGATCTGAGCGCCGACCGCAAGCTGCGGGTGTCCACCAGCGAGGCCGCGGTTCCCGGCGAGCTGTGGGTGTTGCTCGTCGGGGGTGGTGGCGTGGTGATGGCGTTCACCTTCCTGTTCGGGACGCGCGACGTCGTGGTGCATGCCTTGGCGGTGGGCCTGACCGCGGCCTTGCTGGCCTTCGTGCTCTATCTGATCTTCGCGCTCGAGCATCCGTTCGTCGGGGCACTCTCCGTTGACCCCGACGCGTTCGTCAGGGTGCTGCAGGACTGGCAGCGCTGA
- a CDS encoding TetR family transcriptional regulator, which translates to MVDMRGERALGLRERKKRKTRATLINAAVGLCDSQGFDATTVDQIAAVADVSSRTFSRYFATKEAIALALIDEILDMAAAELARQPLDLGPYEASRRAWVGMAHVTTRAGADGLGAERLLQILRIVMTSTTLRQAVVEYRADVVDVVLARRMGVAPGDRRVRLISSVWCAVLMTALESAVDDAKSLVSITVDDLVAAFEATYAEFASEMAGIGQPV; encoded by the coding sequence GTGGTCGACATGCGGGGGGAACGCGCTCTGGGTTTGCGGGAACGCAAGAAGCGCAAGACCCGCGCCACCCTGATCAACGCCGCGGTGGGGCTGTGCGACAGCCAGGGTTTCGACGCCACCACCGTGGACCAGATCGCCGCCGTGGCCGACGTCTCGTCGCGCACCTTCAGCAGGTACTTCGCCACCAAGGAAGCGATCGCGCTGGCGCTGATCGACGAGATTCTCGACATGGCCGCGGCGGAACTGGCGCGCCAGCCACTAGACCTGGGTCCGTACGAAGCCTCGCGGCGCGCGTGGGTCGGGATGGCACACGTCACCACACGGGCGGGGGCCGACGGGCTCGGTGCCGAGCGGCTCTTGCAGATCCTGCGGATTGTGATGACCTCGACGACGTTGCGCCAGGCGGTGGTCGAGTACCGGGCCGACGTCGTGGACGTGGTGCTCGCCCGACGGATGGGCGTCGCTCCAGGGGATCGGCGGGTCAGATTGATCTCATCGGTCTGGTGTGCGGTGCTCATGACCGCGCTGGAGAGTGCGGTCGACGACGCAAAGAGCCTGGTGAGCATCACCGTGGACGACCTCGTCGCCGCGTTCGAGGCCACGTATGCGGAATTCGCGAGTGAAATGGCGGGAATCGGGCAACCCGTCTGA
- a CDS encoding MFS transporter encodes MTPRRKAVILASCCLSLLIVSMDATIVNIAIPAIRADLTATTAQIQWVVDIYTLVLASLLMLSGAAGDRLGRRRVFQTGLTVFALGSLACSLAPTIEALIAARLLQGIGGSMLNPVALSIISQIFTGRAERARALGVWGGVVGISMALGPIVGGLLIETVGWRSVFWINLPICAAALVLTAVFVPESKSATLRSVDPVGQGLAVLFLFGAVYTLIEGPVLGWSDARVLGIAAAATVALIAFLIYEARRTDPFLDLRFFRSIPFTAATVTAISAFAAWGAFLFMMSLYLQDERGFSAMHTGLIYLPIALGALLFSPLSGRLVARFGARPSLVASGALIAAAASMLVSLTATTPVWSLTIVFAVFGIGFAMVNAPITNAAVSGMPLDRAGAASAVTSTSRQVGVSIGVAVCGSVAGTAMATGGTDFAAASRPLWFMCAGLGVLIFVLGLFSTSRRALRSAQRLAPLVSGGATQQEPADVR; translated from the coding sequence ATGACACCCCGGCGCAAAGCCGTCATTCTGGCGTCCTGCTGCCTGAGCCTGCTCATCGTGTCGATGGACGCGACGATCGTCAACATCGCGATCCCGGCCATCCGTGCCGACCTGACCGCGACGACGGCGCAGATACAATGGGTCGTCGACATCTACACCCTCGTGTTGGCCTCGCTGCTGATGCTCTCGGGTGCCGCCGGCGACCGGTTGGGTCGCCGGCGGGTGTTCCAGACCGGATTGACCGTCTTCGCGTTGGGTTCCCTGGCGTGCAGCCTCGCTCCGACCATCGAAGCCCTGATCGCGGCCCGGCTGCTGCAGGGAATCGGCGGTTCGATGCTCAATCCCGTGGCACTGTCGATCATCTCGCAGATCTTCACCGGCCGTGCCGAACGGGCCCGCGCGCTGGGCGTCTGGGGCGGGGTCGTCGGAATCTCGATGGCACTCGGTCCGATCGTCGGCGGCCTGCTCATCGAAACGGTCGGCTGGCGGTCGGTGTTCTGGATCAACCTGCCGATCTGTGCGGCGGCGCTGGTGCTGACGGCGGTGTTCGTGCCCGAGAGCAAGTCGGCGACCCTGCGCTCGGTCGACCCGGTCGGGCAGGGCCTGGCCGTGCTGTTCCTGTTCGGTGCGGTCTACACCCTCATCGAGGGCCCGGTGCTCGGATGGAGCGACGCCCGCGTGCTCGGGATCGCGGCCGCGGCGACAGTCGCCCTGATCGCATTTCTGATCTACGAAGCCCGGCGCACCGACCCGTTCCTCGATCTCCGGTTCTTCCGCAGCATCCCGTTCACGGCGGCGACCGTCACCGCGATCAGCGCATTCGCGGCGTGGGGTGCGTTCCTGTTCATGATGTCGCTGTACCTGCAGGACGAACGTGGCTTCTCGGCGATGCACACCGGGCTCATCTATCTCCCGATCGCGTTGGGGGCGTTGCTGTTCTCGCCGCTGTCCGGACGTCTGGTCGCCCGCTTCGGAGCGCGTCCGTCGCTGGTGGCCTCGGGGGCGCTGATCGCCGCGGCGGCGTCGATGCTGGTTTCGCTGACCGCCACGACACCGGTGTGGTCGCTGACCATCGTGTTCGCCGTCTTCGGAATCGGCTTCGCGATGGTCAACGCGCCGATCACCAATGCCGCCGTGAGCGGCATGCCCCTGGATCGCGCCGGTGCGGCCTCCGCGGTGACCTCGACCAGCCGCCAGGTCGGTGTGAGCATCGGAGTGGCGGTCTGCGGGTCGGTCGCCGGCACCGCGATGGCCACCGGTGGAACAGATTTCGCGGCCGCGTCGCGTCCGCTGTGGTTCATGTGTGCGGGATTGGGTGTGCTGATCTTCGTTCTCGGGCTCTTCTCCACATCGCGCCGCGCTCTGCGCTCCGCGCAGCGGCTGGCGCCGCTGGTGTCGGGCGGTGCCACCCAACAGGAGCCCGCCGATGTCCGATAG
- a CDS encoding maleylpyruvate isomerase family mycothiol-dependent enzyme, producing MTDERAVFAGAADYFVALVRQIPHGRWDDPGLGEWTVRDLVGHTSRSFVTVSTYLRAPAQHEDVTDAADYYVKIADYAAGMGATAIVERGRQAGRDLGADPAAAVAELASRALADVAAADDPLLEVIGGYGIRLSSYLPTRTFELAVHGIDIARALGIDHPPPPEVLSDAAALAARIGAALGHGPAVLLALTGRAALPGGFSVV from the coding sequence GTGACCGACGAGCGCGCGGTGTTCGCCGGCGCCGCAGACTATTTCGTGGCGTTGGTCCGCCAGATCCCGCACGGGCGCTGGGATGACCCCGGTCTGGGCGAGTGGACGGTCCGCGACCTGGTCGGCCACACCTCGCGATCTTTCGTCACGGTCAGCACATACCTGAGGGCGCCGGCCCAGCACGAGGACGTGACCGACGCGGCCGACTACTACGTCAAGATCGCCGACTACGCCGCCGGTATGGGAGCGACCGCCATCGTCGAACGCGGCCGCCAGGCTGGTCGCGACCTCGGTGCCGACCCGGCCGCGGCCGTCGCCGAACTCGCGTCTCGGGCACTGGCCGATGTGGCTGCCGCGGACGACCCACTGCTGGAGGTGATCGGTGGCTACGGCATCCGGTTGAGCAGCTACCTGCCGACCCGCACCTTCGAGTTGGCGGTACACGGGATCGATATCGCCCGGGCCCTCGGGATCGACCACCCGCCTCCGCCCGAGGTGCTCTCCGACGCAGCCGCGCTGGCCGCGCGGATCGGGGCGGCCCTGGGGCACGGGCCGGCGGTTCTGCTCGCGTTGACCGGCCGCGCCGCGTTGCCCGGCGGATTCTCGGTGGTCTGA
- a CDS encoding MarR family winged helix-turn-helix transcriptional regulator, with protein MSDSGPVDQIWRDLAALVIENQDSWKRAVVDRLGLPFSRVRILKRLSRAPMTVKELAAAATIDAPATTVAVNDLEARGLVVRQVDPANRRCKRVSLTEAGRSAVREIDAVHDPAPAVLSVLDADDLTELRRILDKMSGAEQDRG; from the coding sequence ATGTCCGATAGCGGCCCGGTCGACCAGATCTGGCGGGATCTGGCCGCGTTGGTGATTGAGAATCAGGACAGCTGGAAACGAGCTGTCGTGGACCGATTGGGGTTGCCGTTCAGTAGAGTTCGGATCCTCAAGCGGTTGAGTCGGGCGCCGATGACGGTCAAGGAGCTGGCCGCTGCGGCGACGATCGACGCCCCGGCCACCACGGTGGCGGTCAACGATTTGGAAGCCCGGGGCCTGGTGGTGCGCCAGGTGGATCCGGCGAATCGGCGGTGCAAAAGGGTGTCGCTGACCGAGGCCGGCCGCAGCGCGGTGCGTGAGATCGACGCGGTGCATGATCCCGCCCCCGCGGTGCTGTCGGTGCTCGACGCCGATGACCTGACTGAACTGCGCCGGATCCTGGACAAGATGTCCGGTGCCGAACAGGATCGCGGCTAG
- a CDS encoding citrate synthase: MADNADAGQEHATLKYPGGELDLDIVKATEGADGIALGSLLAKSGYTTFDGGFVNTASTKSAITYIDGDAGILRYRGYPIEQLAEKSTFIEVSYLLIYGELPTAEQLEDFTTKIQRHTLLHEDLKRFFDGFPRNAHPMPVLSSAVNALSAYYQDSLDPFDPQQVELSTIRLLAKLPTIAAYAYKKSEGQPFLYPDNSLTLVENFLRMTFGFPAEPYEVDPEIVRALDMLFILHADHEQNCSTSTVRLVGSSQANLFTSISGGINALWGPLHGGANQAVLEMLEKIRQGDDDVATFVKKVKNREDNVKLMGFGHRVYKNYDPRARIVKEQADKILGKIGVQDELLDIAKELEEIALTDDFFIERKLYPNVDYYTGVIYRAMGFPTRMFTVLFALGRLPGWIAHWREMHGEPGKIGRPRQIYTGYTERDYTEVDSR, from the coding sequence GTGGCCGATAACGCCGACGCCGGGCAGGAGCACGCCACCCTGAAGTATCCCGGTGGAGAGCTCGACCTCGACATCGTCAAAGCAACCGAAGGCGCCGACGGCATCGCGCTGGGCTCCTTGCTGGCAAAGAGCGGTTACACCACCTTCGACGGCGGCTTCGTCAACACCGCGTCCACCAAGAGCGCGATCACCTATATCGACGGGGACGCCGGAATCCTGCGGTACCGCGGTTACCCGATCGAGCAGCTGGCCGAGAAGTCGACGTTCATCGAGGTCAGTTACCTGCTGATCTACGGCGAGCTGCCGACCGCCGAGCAACTCGAGGACTTCACCACCAAGATCCAGCGGCACACGCTGCTGCACGAGGATCTCAAGCGGTTCTTCGACGGCTTCCCGCGCAACGCGCATCCGATGCCGGTGCTGTCCAGTGCGGTCAACGCGCTGAGCGCCTACTACCAGGACTCGCTGGACCCGTTCGACCCGCAGCAGGTCGAACTGTCGACGATCCGGCTGCTGGCCAAGCTGCCGACGATCGCGGCGTATGCGTACAAGAAGTCCGAGGGGCAGCCGTTCCTGTACCCCGACAACTCGCTCACGCTGGTGGAGAACTTCCTGCGCATGACGTTCGGCTTCCCGGCCGAGCCCTACGAGGTCGACCCCGAGATCGTGCGCGCGCTCGACATGCTGTTCATCCTGCACGCCGACCACGAGCAGAACTGCTCGACCTCGACGGTTCGGCTGGTCGGCAGTTCACAGGCCAACCTGTTCACCTCGATCTCGGGCGGCATCAATGCGCTGTGGGGCCCGCTGCACGGCGGCGCCAACCAGGCCGTGCTGGAGATGCTGGAGAAGATCCGCCAGGGCGACGACGACGTCGCGACGTTCGTCAAGAAGGTCAAGAACCGCGAGGACAACGTCAAGCTGATGGGCTTCGGCCACCGCGTGTACAAGAACTACGATCCGCGGGCGCGCATCGTCAAAGAGCAGGCCGACAAGATCCTCGGCAAGATCGGCGTGCAGGACGAGCTCCTCGACATCGCCAAGGAGCTCGAGGAGATCGCGCTGACCGACGACTTCTTCATCGAGCGCAAGCTCTACCCGAACGTCGACTACTACACCGGCGTGATCTACCGCGCGATGGGCTTCCCGACGCGGATGTTCACTGTGCTGTTCGCATTGGGCCGGCTGCCCGGCTGGATCGCGCACTGGCGCGAGATGCACGGTGAGCCGGGCAAGATCGGCCGCCCCCGCCAGATCTACACCGGCTACACCGAGCGCGACTACACCGAAGTCGATTCCCGTTAG